ACCGTCGGCGTCGCTGGCATGGAGGACCCGTACTCCGGCCGGGTTGAGGGCAACAAGCTCTACGGTCGCGGTGCCGACGACATGAAGGCGGCGATGGCTGCTGCGCTGGTGTTGCTGGAAACGATCGCCAGGGCCGATGACTTCCCCGGCAAGCTCATCGTCACATTTGTCGTCGATGAAGAGCACTCCAGCATCGGAACTGAAGCGATCTGCAATGAGATCGACCGCTGGAATCCCGACGCTGCGCTGATCCTCGAAGCAACCGGACTGAACCTCTGCATCGCCCACAAGGGGTTCGTCTGGGCGACGATTACGACGCAGGGATTCGCAGCACACGGCAGCCTCTATGCAATCGGCGTCGATGCGATTGCGCACATGGGTCGCGTGCTGTCGGCGTTCGAGAAGTACACGCATGATCTCGCAGCGCGCGAGCCGCACCCGCTGGTTGGGCCGCCATCGATGCATGCGTCGCTGATTCGGGGAGGGCAGGAGCTGTCATCATATCCCGACATCTGCGTGCTGGAGATCGAGCGCCGGACGATCCCCGGTGAGTCGCGCGAGAGCGTGACCCGCGAGCTCCAGGAGATGCTCGACGCACTTGCTGACGAGGATGAGCAATTTCAGGCGACGCTGGAGATCGGTCTGAGTCGCGATTCGTTCGAAATCGATCGCGAGGCCGAGATAGTGCAGACCATCGCGCGCATCGCAGCAGCGGAGCGCGGCGAAACGCCGGAGGTCCAGGGGGCGGCTGGATGGATGGATTCGTCGTTGCTCGACAAGGCTGGTGTGCCGGTGGTCATCTTCGGCCCGGATGGCGTCGGCGGTCATGGACTCGTGGAATGGGCTGACCTGGACGTGCTGGAAACATTTGCTCAGATTCTCGGACAGGTTTGCTACGAATATTGCGCGGCGGGGTGATCAGGCATTCCGCAGGGCTGGTGGACCGCACGGGCGTATGCATACGCCCGGTTGGCCACACGACACCGCAGGGGACCCACCAGCCTACCGCTTGCGTTGCTCGGTCCAGTCTTTCAGCCGTTCGGCGAGGACGTGCATACCGCCGCGCGCAGCGTCTGGATCAGCCGGGGTGACGCCGAAGTGCCGCATGATCCGGTCGATCACGACGGATAGCAGGATAGCAACGCAGACGAAGAAGATGACCCAGGCGAGCATCAGGCCTCCAGCCCGTGAGATGACAATGGCAGATACGCGGTTGCCGCATCTGGCACCATTGAGCATACCGTCTTCAGGTGGCTCTCACCGAAGCGGGCCGCTATCATTGCAAGTCGCGACCGAACGTACAGAGCCTGCCCGCACCTGCGGTTGCTCGTGAAGACTCTCAGGAGCATCGATGTCCACCGGTGACTTACTCTTCATCTTCGCCTTTATCGTTTTGCCGACGATTATTCTCGTCAGCTGCATCTGGACGCTTCTGTTAATTCGTGCAGGTGTGCTGCTGCGCGATCGCCCGCGCGTGCAGCCGGCCGGTGATGCGACAGGTGACGTCGTGTCCGACGACATCGTTGACGACACCGCCATCGAGACTGCCATCGTCGCCGCGCCGACCGCTGCGGTTGTTGCCGTCGAGCCGGAGCCGGAAGCGGCACTGGTCGTTGAGGCGGAAGCGCCGATCGTTGAGCCGCCAACTCCGATGCCGGAGCCGGAAGTTGTCAGCGCAGCGGCTGAGAACGCAGAGGCTGGCCCGCTGTCGGATGTCGAAATCGAAGAGCGCTTCGAGCAGACCACCGACTTCCCGATCATCACCGACGCGATGCTGGCGGAGGCAAACGCCGCAGAGGCAGTCGCGACTCCTGAAGAGCTCGTGAGTGCGCCGCAGCCCGAGCCGCCTGCTGAGCGGGCCATGCCGATGCCTGCGCCGGTCGCCGAATCACCGGCTGCACCACCGAGTGCGAAAGCAGCGAAGCCGGCCCCTGCGCCCGATCTGGACGTGCTGTTTGTGCCACTGCCTGACGAAGAACCAGACAATGCCTTCGATGCGGTGGCTGCTGACGAGCCTGACGTCGAAGACGCTACGGTTGACGACGAGCACGATGGCGACGGCCGCGAGTCACGCGGAGGTCGCTCCCCGCGCAAACCGGTGCGCCGGGTCGCTCAGCTCCGCCCGTCCGAGGAGCAGGCCAACAGCGTCAGCCCGATGGGCAATCTGTTGCGCCGCTCCCGCTCCGGCTCGCCGCGCTAGGTCTCTCCGCTACCGCGCCAACTCGAACGCTTCATGCAGCGCCCGGACGGCGCGGGTCGCCTCGTTGCCGGCAATGGCGCACGAGATGTTCAGTTCGCTCGAACCCTGCGCAATCGCGATGATGTTGATCCCGGCAGCGCCGAGCGTCGAAAAGACGCGTCCTGCCACGCCGGGCGTGCCGCGCATACGCTCACCGATGACGGCAACGATGGCGAGGTCGCGGTCGACCGCGATCGATTCGACGCGACCCAACTCCAGATCGGCCGCAAACTCGGCGCGCAGCTCACGCTCGATCGCCGCGACGTAGCTTTCCTCCAGCAGGAAGGTCAGCGAATGCTGCGATGACGCCTGCGAAATCATGTAGACATTGGCATTGGTGCGACCAACCGCGCGGAAGATGCGCGATGTCGTATCGGTCACGCCGATCTGGCCGCGACCGAAGACTGTGACAGCCGCGAAGCCGGTGACTGACGCCAGCGCCTTCGCCGGTCGGCGAGTGCCGTTGTCGCCGTTCGCCTGGCCCGGCGCGTCCGCACCAATGAGCGTGCCAACGTGATCCGGATTGAACGTGTTCTGAATCCGGATGGGAATGCCCTTCTCAACTGCCGGGTGCATCGTTTTAGGATGGATCACCTTCGCGCCGAAGTAGGCGAGCTCGGTCGCTTCGGCGTAGCTCACGCGATCAAGCATCTGAGCTTCCGGCACGACACGCGGGTCAGCGGTCAGGACGCCGTCAACATCGGTCCAGATCTGTACTTCGTCGGCGTCGAGCGCGTAGCCGAGGATGGCCGCCGAATAGTCTGATCCACCACGCCCGAGCGTCGTCGTCAGCCCTTGCTCGTCTGCCCCGAAGAATCCGGTGACAATCGGCATCACGCCGGCCTGAAAGAGCGGCTCAAGCGTTGAGCGCGTGCGGAACGTCGTGCGATCGAGCAGCGGCGAGGCATTGCCAAACGCACTGTCAGTCACGATCAGCGTGTCGGACGGGATCGCCTGGGCTGCGATGCCGCGATCCTCCAGCGTGGCCGCAACCAGCAGCGTGCTCATCCGCTCGCCGAATGAGGCGATGCGGTCACGCGCACGGGCGGTGCATTCGCGCAGGACGTAAATCGAATACAGCAGCCGCGACACCTCGTCGGCGTGGTGGGCGATCAACGCCTCAGTCTGTCGCCGTCGATCCGCGTCCTCAACAAGCTCAAAGAGCGCGGCGTAGTGCGGAGCCAGGAGATCGGCCCGGACGGCATCGACACCCTCGGAATCACCGTGCGCTGCTGCGTCGGCCCGCGACAACAGCAGGTTAGTAATACCGCTCATGGCCGAAAAGACACCGACGATGCGTTCGTCCTGCGCGCGCTGCGCTGCGAGAATGTCGGCGGTGTTTGAGATCGCCGCAGCGCTGCCTACCGAAGTCCCCCCGAATTTCAATACCCGCATCGTCGTCCCCATAATGCTGTTCAAGCTGCATGCCGCGCGCTCCGACAAGGCCGGAGCATCATGTGATTGTGACATGCACGCGTCGTTGGCTGGTAATGGAAGGCAATGCGACAATCGAACCAGGCGATGCGCGCAGAAGAAGAGGAGATGGCATGGTACAGATCGAGATCGATCCAGCAGTCGTCGAAGACCGCATCATGACGCTCGGCGCGATCGGTGCCTGTCATGACACCGGCGTCTGCCGCGCCGCACTGACGCCGGAGTGGATCGACGCTCAGGCATTGGTCGAGCATTGGTGCCAGCAGATCGGACTCACCACGCGAATGGACGCGGTCGCGAACCTGTGGGGACGACTGGAAGGGACCGAAGGCGGCAAGGTCATCGCGTCCGGCTCGCACATCGACTCGCAGATGCCCGGCGGGCGCTACGACGGAGCGCTTGGCATCATCGCAGCAATCACTGCGGTCGAAGCACTGCAACGCCAGTTCGGCGCACCGAAGCATCCGCTGGAGATCGTCTCATTCTGCGAAGAAGAGGGTAGCCGGTTCAACGGCGCGCGCTTCTGGGGTTCGCGTGGGATCAGCGGCGCGATTGC
This genomic window from Thermomicrobiales bacterium contains:
- a CDS encoding M20/M25/M40 family metallo-hydrolase — encoded protein: TVGVAGMEDPYSGRVEGNKLYGRGADDMKAAMAAALVLLETIARADDFPGKLIVTFVVDEEHSSIGTEAICNEIDRWNPDAALILEATGLNLCIAHKGFVWATITTQGFAAHGSLYAIGVDAIAHMGRVLSAFEKYTHDLAAREPHPLVGPPSMHASLIRGGQELSSYPDICVLEIERRTIPGESRESVTRELQEMLDALADEDEQFQATLEIGLSRDSFEIDREAEIVQTIARIAAAERGETPEVQGAAGWMDSSLLDKAGVPVVIFGPDGVGGHGLVEWADLDVLETFAQILGQVCYEYCAAG
- a CDS encoding aspartate kinase, with translation MSQSHDAPALSERAACSLNSIMGTTMRVLKFGGTSVGSAAAISNTADILAAQRAQDERIVGVFSAMSGITNLLLSRADAAAHGDSEGVDAVRADLLAPHYAALFELVEDADRRRQTEALIAHHADEVSRLLYSIYVLRECTARARDRIASFGERMSTLLVAATLEDRGIAAQAIPSDTLIVTDSAFGNASPLLDRTTFRTRSTLEPLFQAGVMPIVTGFFGADEQGLTTTLGRGGSDYSAAILGYALDADEVQIWTDVDGVLTADPRVVPEAQMLDRVSYAEATELAYFGAKVIHPKTMHPAVEKGIPIRIQNTFNPDHVGTLIGADAPGQANGDNGTRRPAKALASVTGFAAVTVFGRGQIGVTDTTSRIFRAVGRTNANVYMISQASSQHSLTFLLEESYVAAIERELRAEFAADLELGRVESIAVDRDLAIVAVIGERMRGTPGVAGRVFSTLGAAGINIIAIAQGSSELNISCAIAGNEATRAVRALHEAFELAR